A window of the Pangasianodon hypophthalmus isolate fPanHyp1 chromosome 12, fPanHyp1.pri, whole genome shotgun sequence genome harbors these coding sequences:
- the phyhiplb gene encoding phytanoyl-CoA hydroxylase-interacting protein-like isoform X2 yields MEELPVPQHIKISNITCDSFKICWDMDSRVKERITHYFIDLNKKENKNANKFKHKDVPTKLVAKAVPLPMTVRGHWFLSPRTEYTVAVQTASKQSDRDYAVSEWSEVVEFCTADYSTVHLTQLLEKAEAIAGRMLPFSVFYRNQNKEYFDHARHAQKNKMLPSVKDNSGSHGSPISGKLEGIFFSCNTEFNTGAPPQDSPYGRFRFQVPAEALFNHNTNLYFADFYCMYTAYHYVILVLAPHGSPGDEFCKQRLPLLDISNNRFLTCAEDEEGRLSFRHAQDIILEVIYTDPMDLSLGTVAEISGHQLMSLSTINAKKDPSCKTCNISVGR; encoded by the exons ATGGAGGAGCTCCCTGTTCCTCAGCACATTAAAATCAGCAACATCACTTGTGACTCTTTCAAGATCTGCTGGGACATGGATTCCAGGGTCAAGGAGCGCATCACACACTACTTTATTGACCTTAAcaagaaagagaacaagaaTGCCAACAAGTTCAAGCATAAG GATGTACCCACTAAGCTGGTAGCAAAGGCAGTGCCTCTGCCCATGACAGTGAGAGGCCACTGGTTTCTGAGCCCCCGCACAGAGTACACTGTAGCCGTCCAAACAGCATCtaaacagagtgacagagactACGCCGTCTCCGAGTGGAGTGAGGTTGTGGAGTTCTGCACAGCCG ATTACTCCACGGTCCATCTCACACAGCTGCTGGAGAAAGCGGAGGCTATCGCAGGCAGAATGTTGCCATTCTCTGTGTTCTATCGCAACCAGAACAAAGAGTACTTTGACCATGCAAGGCAT GCGCAGAAAAACAAGATGCTGCCATCGGTGAAGGACAACAGCGGCAGCCACGGCTCACCCATTAGTGGCAAGCTGGAAGGTATCTTCTTCAGCTGTAACACCGAGTTCAATACTGGGGCTCCACCGCAGGACTCACCGTATGGCCGCTTCCGCTTCCAAGTGCCAGCCGAAGCTCTCTTCAACCACAACACCAACCTGTACTTCGCTGATTTCTACTGCATGTACACGGCATATCACTACGTGATCCTGGTGCTGGCACCGCATGGCTCTCCAGGTGATGAATTCTGCAAGCAGAGGCTCCCCTTGCTGGATATCTCCAACAACCGGTTTCTGACATGTGCTGAGGACGAAGAGGGGCGCCTTTCTTTCCGCCATGCGCAGGACATCATCCTCGAGGTGATTTATACAGACCCGATGGACTTGAGCCTGGGTACGGTGGCTGAGATCAGTGGGCACCAGCTCATGAGCCTGTCTACGATCAACGCCAAGAAGGACCCCAGCTGCAAGACCTGTAACATCAGCGTTGGCCGCTAA
- the phyhiplb gene encoding phytanoyl-CoA hydroxylase-interacting protein-like isoform X1, producing the protein MEVPRVARSVSSPTSPCEDVMKNLSLDAIQLCDREGNKSQDSGIAEMEELPVPQHIKISNITCDSFKICWDMDSRVKERITHYFIDLNKKENKNANKFKHKDVPTKLVAKAVPLPMTVRGHWFLSPRTEYTVAVQTASKQSDRDYAVSEWSEVVEFCTADYSTVHLTQLLEKAEAIAGRMLPFSVFYRNQNKEYFDHARHAQKNKMLPSVKDNSGSHGSPISGKLEGIFFSCNTEFNTGAPPQDSPYGRFRFQVPAEALFNHNTNLYFADFYCMYTAYHYVILVLAPHGSPGDEFCKQRLPLLDISNNRFLTCAEDEEGRLSFRHAQDIILEVIYTDPMDLSLGTVAEISGHQLMSLSTINAKKDPSCKTCNISVGR; encoded by the exons GAAATAAGTCCCAGGACAGTGGCATTGCAGAGATGGAGGAGCTCCCTGTTCCTCAGCACATTAAAATCAGCAACATCACTTGTGACTCTTTCAAGATCTGCTGGGACATGGATTCCAGGGTCAAGGAGCGCATCACACACTACTTTATTGACCTTAAcaagaaagagaacaagaaTGCCAACAAGTTCAAGCATAAG GATGTACCCACTAAGCTGGTAGCAAAGGCAGTGCCTCTGCCCATGACAGTGAGAGGCCACTGGTTTCTGAGCCCCCGCACAGAGTACACTGTAGCCGTCCAAACAGCATCtaaacagagtgacagagactACGCCGTCTCCGAGTGGAGTGAGGTTGTGGAGTTCTGCACAGCCG ATTACTCCACGGTCCATCTCACACAGCTGCTGGAGAAAGCGGAGGCTATCGCAGGCAGAATGTTGCCATTCTCTGTGTTCTATCGCAACCAGAACAAAGAGTACTTTGACCATGCAAGGCAT GCGCAGAAAAACAAGATGCTGCCATCGGTGAAGGACAACAGCGGCAGCCACGGCTCACCCATTAGTGGCAAGCTGGAAGGTATCTTCTTCAGCTGTAACACCGAGTTCAATACTGGGGCTCCACCGCAGGACTCACCGTATGGCCGCTTCCGCTTCCAAGTGCCAGCCGAAGCTCTCTTCAACCACAACACCAACCTGTACTTCGCTGATTTCTACTGCATGTACACGGCATATCACTACGTGATCCTGGTGCTGGCACCGCATGGCTCTCCAGGTGATGAATTCTGCAAGCAGAGGCTCCCCTTGCTGGATATCTCCAACAACCGGTTTCTGACATGTGCTGAGGACGAAGAGGGGCGCCTTTCTTTCCGCCATGCGCAGGACATCATCCTCGAGGTGATTTATACAGACCCGATGGACTTGAGCCTGGGTACGGTGGCTGAGATCAGTGGGCACCAGCTCATGAGCCTGTCTACGATCAACGCCAAGAAGGACCCCAGCTGCAAGACCTGTAACATCAGCGTTGGCCGCTAA